A DNA window from Arachis duranensis cultivar V14167 chromosome 3, aradu.V14167.gnm2.J7QH, whole genome shotgun sequence contains the following coding sequences:
- the LOC107480858 gene encoding tropinone reductase homolog At5g06060, translating to MANPDSSSRSSRWSLKGTTALVTGGTRGIGHAVVEELAEFGASVYTCSRNQEELNACLKQWKEKGFSVYGSVCDASSRTQREKLIEQVASTFNGKLNILVNNVGTNTRKPTIEYTVEEYSKIMTTNLDSAYHLCQLAYSLLKASGNGNIVFISSVASTTNVGSGSLYAASKAAINQLTKNLACEWAKDSIRTNCVAPWYTKTSLVEHLLENKGFVNEVISRTPINRIAEAHEVSSLVTFLCLPAASYITGQIIAVDGGFTANGFEPSMRIT from the exons ATGGCGAATCCAGATAGCAGTAGCAGAAGCTCACGCTGGTCGCTCAAGGGAACCACTGCTCTTGTCACTGGCGGGACTCGAGGAATCGG GCACGCAGTGGTGGAGGAGCTGGCGGAGTTTGGTGCCAGCGTGTACACTTGTTCCAGGAACCAGGAGGAGCTGAATGCGTGCTTAAAACAGTGGAAAGAGAAGGGTTTTTCAGTTTATGGGTCGGTTTGTGATGCGTCTTCTCGAACTCAAAGAGAGAAGCTTATTGAACAAGTGGCTTCTACATTCAACGGCAAGCTCAACATACTT GTAAACAATGTTGGAACAAATACCAGAAAGCCAACAATTGAGTACACTGTGGAAGAATACTCAAAAATAATGACTACTAACTTGGACTCTGCATACCATCTATGCCAacttgcatattctcttctcaaaGCATCTGGAAATGGGAACATTGTGTTCATTTCCTCTGTTGCATCTACTACAAACGTAGGTTCTGGATCCTTATATGCAGCGAGTAAAG CTGCAATTAATCAGCTTACCAAAAATCTTGCTTGTGAATGGGCAAAAGACAGTATAAGGACAAACTGTGTTGCACCCTGGTATACAAAAACATCACTTGTGGAACAT TTGCTGGAGAACAAAGGCTTTGTAAATGAAGTAATATCTCGAACGCCGATAAATCGGATAGCAGAAGCACATGAAGTATCATCCTTGGTGACTTTCCTTTGCCTGCCTGCTGCTTCCTATATCACTGGACAAATTATTGCTGTTGACGGAGGTTTTACTGCCAATGGATTTGAGCCTAGCATGAGAATAACTTAA